AGATATGCACTAGTTTCCTACTCAAAAGATGACGGTAACTCTGTTATTTGTTGAAACTCGTACGCAACCGCTTCTGCCATTCGTTGGTTTGCTTTACCGTTACCATAAAGGTTTTAAGTATGTGCATTTTGAATTGCTTCTGGTCTTGTACCAAAAACTGTCATTACCTTGATTTTTTCATCTGTAGTTCTTCCTCTCACGTTAGTTTCGGGTACTTTTCAGCTACAAAATTTTTTGACAGGTCAACATAGTGCTGAGCATTTTCTTTATTTTTACGGATCTCTTCTCTAGTTAACGGACGAATGACTTTAACCGGTCGACCAAATGCTAAAACGTTTGGCGGAATCTCAGCCCCCTCCGTCACTAAAGAACCTGCACCAATCAAACTATTTTTTCCAATCGTTGCATGATTTAAAATGGTTGAACTCATACCGATCAGAGCTCCATCTTCTATTGTACAGCCATGAAGCATACAGTGATGTCCAATTGTGACGTTTTCACCAATCACGACAGGAGCATCCTGATCAACATGAATCACAGTGCCATCCTGCACATTGCTTCCTGAATGGATTGTAATCGTATTATTATCTCCCCGTAGCACCGATTGAAACCAGATACTCGTATCTTTTCCAAGCACTACATTGCCGTAAACGTCTGCACTTGATGCAATAAAATATTCTTTTGTCATGCT
The DNA window shown above is from Enterococcus sp. 12C11_DIV0727 and carries:
- a CDS encoding gamma carbonic anhydrase family protein, with translation MTKEYFIASSADVYGNVVLGKDTSIWFQSVLRGDNNTITIHSGSNVQDGTVIHVDQDAPVVIGENVTIGHHCMLHGCTIEDGALIGMSSTILNHATIGKNSLIGAGSLVTEGAEIPPNVLAFGRPVKVIRPLTREEIRKNKENAQHYVDLSKNFVAEKYPKLT